The genomic window tcttcttcttctttttcttctcttctctcctcaactccttctcttctcctccatgctcaagtatgtcttcttcttcttttttttcttctcttctctcctcaactccttctcttcttctccatgctcaggtatgtcttcttttcctttcttattttttcttctcagttttttttaattagtatactttacgaatttttttttttctgttcttaaCTTCACTtacaactacattaaggtaaaaaaaaatttcttcttttttcgtgttttttttcactatatttgttttttattttatttttaattgtttttgttcttaataattgtatgaatgttgttgtaggatttttttttcatatgagattaatttttagttgatttatttataggatttttaaatttttttcatatgaatttttttagttgaatttattttttcatgttatttatttgatgcaaatttttttgagttgattttcttctttttttccaagcattttgagtattatagagtgttaattaatattaatttaattattttatagttttgtaaaatatatattttttaaaatatttttaaataattactgacggaattacATACGGTTTGTTTCCGaggaaattaccgacggaataaaattatttttttgctcgttttttccatcagtaaatccatcggtaataatatttttttattactaacggatttaccgacgaacaaaaaattaccgacgaaaaatTCACCGATAGAGactttccgtcggtgattttgtcggtaattGTTTTACCAATGGAATGATAGTGCAAATACCGACGTaaaattcagtcggtaaatctaaagattttagtagtgttaaacaaaaaaaaaaaaacagatttaatTTCAATGACAAACAccttcttaattaataaaaaaaacccctttaacaaacaaagataaagaggaaatatatttaaaaaagaattgagaatGGATTTATTTACTGGCAGTAGCCAGTAAATTGTTGAGggtaaaagaaagagaaaatggaAAGTAAATTAAAGGCTTTCGAGTAAGACACCTATTTTCTGCAGGCCGGTGTATTGATGGCCACACTCTCCCTTAACCTcttatcttctcttcttatgatcttaaaaaagaaaaagaaaaaagaaaaaaacaattctattattattattattttatcatataaatgCAAGCTTTTATCACCGTTTTATTTCACTTGGTTATTATAGTGGGTGGGGGGATCTGCTCACAAAAAGAACCGGCCTTGCCATGTAGGTCTTCtctatcaacaaaaaaaagaagaagccacCATAGGGTAGAccgagagaaaaagaaggggaaaaaaagctTAGAgagagtgggaaaaaaaaatggagtttgATGAGCACGAAGaccaagaagaagaaatgacGGGGATGGCGGTGATGCCACCGGGTTATGACTCAATTAGCAACTCAGCTACTGCTCGGTCAAAAATGGGTCCTACAGGTGGCGGAGGAGAAGGTGCTTCAACAACAGCAGcaaacacaaacacaagaaaatccTCAATCAGATACAGAGAGTGTCAAAAAAACCATGCTGTGGGAATCGGTGGACACGCACTTGATGGTTGTGGCGAATTCATGGCCGCAGGTGAAGAAGGTACTTTGGATGCACTTAAATGTGCTGCGTGTAATTGCCACCGTAATTTCCACCGCAAAGAGACtgatggtggaggtggaggagaaGTAATATTATACCATGGCCATCACCACCAGCAACAACCACAATTCCCTCCTTATTATCGTGCTCCACCACCGGCTGGGTACCTTCATCACTTGACACCAACTCCGCAGCCAAGGCCTTTAGCCTTGCCGGCTGCGTCTGGTGGTGGGTATAGTAGGGAAGAGGAGGATGTGTCTAATCCGAGCAGTAgcggtggtggaggaggaggaggcggtaGTAGTTCGAAGAAGAGGTTTAGGACAAAGTTTTCGCAGGAGCAGAAAGAAAAGATGGTGGCTTTCGCGGAGAGGCTTGGTTGGAGAATCCAGAAACATGATGAGGCTGCGGTGGAGCAGTTTTGTGCGGAGAATGGTGTGAAGCGGCATGTGCTCAAGGTCTGGATGCATAATAACAAGCACACTATTGGtaagaaaccctaaaaatcTCTTAGGAACATAAAAGACCAACATttgttatcatcatcaccatcatcatccatcatcttcttcttcttccagaaATTGGTGACTAGCTACTTATTGGTGCCATGGCGATAGAGAGTAGACACCAGTAGTGCAATCTGGAAAGGGAATCTCGGAAAGTTGGGATGTCAATTTAACTAGGGTTCTTACCTAGTggcgttttttttttcctttgcttttgTTTAGTTTCTTCTCTCTGTCACTGTAGGATGAATGGTGATCATCATCATGACTGTTATTCTGAATACGTTGTTGATGATGGGCCATTGCTCAAATCATCAGCATCTTCTAACCgtagtttctttctttaatttttaagctTAATTATGAGAAACCTAGCtagttagtttttaatttaaatggctagctgttttccttgaattttgattttctacaTGTAAATTAATGTTATGGGACCTTAAAAAAGCTCTGCAAAACACCCACAATGCCTTTAGAATTCACTCAACATTTTTGATATTTCAAGTCATGAGTTGTCTAATTCACGAGTCACATGAGCAAAGGCAAAAACTGATGGGTTAATTTGTAAGTTGGTATCATGTGACGATGATGATTTTCTAGGACCGAGAGAATTCCTAGTTGAATCAAAACGTGGTTAGCATGCAAAGCTGCAATTTTTTGTCCCTTCACAACTGTCAgcttctccttctttctctctaGCTCACCACCGCTTAAGCTTTAATCATCCCTCCCCCTCTCTCCCTCACATTAATTTGCGTTTTCACTCTAGACACCTCGAGCTGATCATCATGAATAAAGCTCAAAGCCCACCGAAAAAGGGCTGTGGGACAACTGTGCTAACAAGAGATCGTGGAACCCTAACAGAGAGGGTTGTTGTGAATCGTATGTCATCGTATTCGATCTCTACTCTAATGTTGATACAAAAACTGTGTTCATTTCCCTCATGTACCTTCCTCATTCCTCGTCCTCCATTAATTGCTTTCTCGCTTTCTCTTGCCTACATTGTTTACAAacttgtatgtatatatataaatatatatatatatagttctttatttcttttttttcaaagatatatAGGTAGAACATGAGTGAGTATTCTTGTTTAACATTTGTTCTGTGCcttgttttaattctttcagGCTTCTTCTGCTTCCTCTTATCTTTTTTCCCCCTCAGAAGTACTTGGTAAAAGTAAAGCAATTAAAGTTGGAAAGTGGTTGCTTATTAACATTGCATCACTGTAGCAAAGTCTTTTCCAGTTATATTTTCAGACCTTGTGGTTGCCGTTTACTCATGAACATGGAAGGAAGTCCCAGAATAACTTTTAAAAGGAGGcttggtttctttaattttaatcatatatTTCACTTTAAGTATAACCTATAATCAATTTTtagtttcttgaatttgatCAATTACAGCTGACAAAATCCCAAGCTTACTTACTCATAGTTAAATATGTAGTAAAATAATTCATTCaaactctttgttttttggTCTCATAATTTTGGGTTATACTGATGAAACGATCAATTAGAgacaaaagaattaatttatcttaGAGAGCAAGGAATGACACTAAATAATTGCTTTGAGAACTGAGAGGCTTGCTGActgattttttcataaaaaagaacTCAATGCAATGCATGAAGAAGCCTAAATAATGTATAGGGAGTGAGAAGTGGGAAATGGAAACTCGATCGGGCATGTTACTCATATAGACATGTAGATGTTGGAGAAAGGCAAGTAATGAATCGAGAGGCTACTAGGGCATTTGAAGCTGTCGGAAAAATGATCTCATGTTATGTTGCTTGCTTTTTATTCTGTTCCGTTGAGGGACATGTGGGCTCTGTCGtcccagaaaagaaaagagagaacgGAACAATAATAAATGGGGACTGACATTACAGCTAATGTCTGTGTTATATTTTGGTGGTTGTCTCTAACTTCTAACCAGTGGTGAGCACCAAAGCTCTTGTCATTGGATGGCAACATCTCTGAAACTCATCTTCTGTCATccacgtgtatatatatatatatatatatatatatatatatatatatatatatatatatattatacgtGCTAACAGTAAAAACTAACAACTACTCGAATGCCTTTCTTAACTAGGGTAACTATTATGTGTTAAACTCAAATGCCTGAGTGCTTTTCATGTTTCTCAGAAACAAAAACGTGAATTATTTCCCTCTACCAGCACCCAAGATATTCTTAAGGATGCGATTTTACACCAGTACATTATGTATTGACAAAGCAAAATGCCAGAAACTTGTATGGATGTAGGGTATGGCTGGGGAAAAGTAAAATCCCAAAGTTGCAGGTCAGGGCTATTTTGGATGCCAAGGACTAAAGATACATCGCAATCAACTCTTTCTTTATACGGGCTGACAGGTTCAGATGCCTCCTCCGTGACCACCAACATCTCTTGTTCCATGtataaaatgatgatttaatctatattttccCAGTCCCTTTACCATATAAGTGGGACGGAAAAAGAACCGTATAATCTTTGGTAATTACTAATTACATagttttcatcaaattaaattaatcagcCACCAGACCTTGTAATACGTACTGGTGCTCACTCATACGTGGGATGACGTGATGAGCTTGAATACTTGACAGAAGGTGAATCTCTAAAATCAAAACAGTATCATTGAATTAGCTGTAATTATACTCGTGAAAGGGtgtttgtatttaaattaaattcctTTTTTGAGAATCCCTTCTGTTTAGGCCCTAAGTTCTCCAGAAGGAAAATACCAGCAATAAATCGAAGTCGGCAAAGCAACAAATGCAGAAATGATGTTCAGTTAGGTTCAAACAATGGGCCATGCTATTGATGAATTTTAAGTCTTATCTGCCATTAATCGTGTTATGTTTCCCTCTTTTCAGCTTGCCAGGGGGACTCAGACAGGAAGCTGACTGTCCTGACTGCTGCTCAAATTTCAGGATGGGTTGTCTATCCAGGACCCTACATGGGATTCTGACACGTATTTGGGCCTGTCCAAATCTTCAGCTTATCAGGTTATCGCATTGCCATTTATCTACCTGGTGGGGTTGGGCCTGACTATCCTCTATATTAGCACGCCTTGGCCAGGCTTGGCTACGGAACTTTAGAGAAAcctatctcttttttatttttttcaaaaaaatattcttaccaTTCTATAATTTGGTCTTAACTTTGCAAATAAGTTTTCCAATATTACAATTTGTAGCCCAGATGAaagcatattttaaaaattaataaaataacaataatgccctttatatatatatatatatatattaaagcttAGAAGGTAATCGTTACAGTATAACTCATTCTTTATCTTTGTGCtaaccttctcttctctcttattCTCTCTTTGTCAAACACAAATCGAGAAGAAAAACCCAAACACAAATTTGCCTTCTTACAACCTTCTATTTTCATGTTTAGTTGTTGTCATCGATTTCTCGTCTGGAACTCAACCAAAAAAGgcatgtttcattttttttcttcaatcaagattttaaaatttgttagtgcattttattattgttaaatcattaaaatataagttttgtttcctcgatttaataaaaaaaatcactagtttaaaattgaaaatgggAATCTTAAAGGTACAATAATCTTAAgcaattaaattttagtaaattttttatgtttaatagaTAAATTTCATACTCTTAAACACATTTTGAATACTGGGAaagttatatgaattttttatgaaaaaactcCCAAATCTAAAAACTAGGGTTATTATTCAtagaattctaattttataattattgttaaattaagatattttttttgtgtaataaTTGTTCAATTATTGTGTAACCTTTCTATAACTTCTATCAACCATATAAGAAAAAATGCCAAATATATCTACGCGTCATGGGAGTTCAtcatacattgaaaaaaatcaaggctttgaatatatattttatatagacatGTTATTCATATGCAAGCAAGTTTTTGATATAGACTTGCATGACTTTCACATAAGGGATGACAAAggcaataaaatatttgacaatGCCTTAACCTTATAGGTATTTAGTATGCATGAAGGTGAAGAAGAGGTGCATTTATATGTTGATGTTGATCCAGTTATTGATCCTCTAATGATAAAAGTGTTGAGGCACTGTTTAGGTAATCCTGAAGATGGCAAGCCATCTGAAACGATATATTGTACTACCTACAATGATGAAGTTAAAAACATGCTACtattgttttatgatttcaaTCCCGATAAGGATGACATGGATACTGAAATGGATGATGATATTGGTTTTGGTGGTAATGCTAGTATAATATGGGTGCTGAAAATGGTATTGATGTTGTATGTTCTGGTATTGGTCCTAATATGATGGGTTCTAAAATGGGTACTGATAATGATGTTAGTGTTGATGAAGTAGACGATGATTATATCCATTTCGTTAAGgaatgatttgaattttatgatGTAGTTGAAGATGAGTGGATTGATAATTTACAAGCTGATTTTTCTACTGGTCAAACATTGAATTGTGCCTCCGATTCTAATAATGAATGGAAGATTAGTAGTGACAAAAATGATGTTGATGTAGAAGTCAGTGAACAATTTGATAGCTGTGGTGAGAAGGATCAGGAGGAAAGTGGcaaggaaaggaagaagaagaagaatatggaTCCAACTACTAGTTTTAGATATAAGATTTTAAAGTTATAGATGATAGATCAATAAAGTTTGAAGAATGTTAAATTTTTAGTAATATAACGCACTTCAGAGATGTTTTGATTGAGTataaggttatatatatatatatatatatatatatatatatatataagaaatgtaAGGTTGATGCTATATGTATGGGTGATGATTATGATTGGCAAATATATGGTTTCTCTATTCTTGATAGTCAGACATTCATAATTAAGTCTTTGAAAGACAAGCACACTTGCATTTGACCTATAAGTATAAAAGTTGCAAATTCAttatggatataaaaaaaaattgctaccAATATTTAATGTTAACTCAAATATCTCCAAATGAAGCAAATCGTATGATTTTGGATGATAAATTTGGTATTAAGCCATACCAAATACAGTTACGTTGAGCCAGGACAAAGGTTAAAGAGTTTATGGAAAAGAGTTACAATGAATCTTTTAAAAGTATccttatatatattcaattattgAAGCAATATAATAGAGTTCTGATGTATATTTATGGTTTGACCCTCATTATAATAGAGGTGTGCATTCACCATGAAAGCTTCAACACGTTTATGTTCGTTTGAAAACGATGAAGAAAACTTTATTTCTAAAAGTAAGCCTTTTCGTTGGAATTGATGGAATCCATCTCAAGGGTTCATATAAAGGTTTATTATTATCAACAATGGGTTTGGATGGAAATAATGGATTGTTTTTTGTTGCTTATGTATGTTATTGTAGAGGTTGAAAATAATGAAACATGGTGTTGtttcttatatgttttataTGGATCTATAAAGTATGGAAAACATTAGAGGCCATTTTGCATAATGtctaatagataaaatataaatttaaattaaaagttctaatttttcttttcattgttaAACTAGCATTTATTTTGGAATTGTCTTTTCTCTAACTGTGGAAATCAGTCTCAAAATCAGTTAGGATCTTAGAGAAATCTTAGTATATATGATTTAGTAAAGAGAATCTGGTATTAACTATCCAGATTCTCTAGATTATTGCTTTCTAGTTTAGTGTAGGATACTTTCTTATCtagtatttatttcttgtttttaggGTCAGTAGGTTAGCTTCTCTTTCCTATTTATTGTACAAACATACTGCTAGTAAtatcaagaaaagagaaagacttCTCTCAAAATTCTTCACTAACCATTATCAATTTACTTCTTAGAGTCTACTTGAAGTTGTTGTTGAGGTATTCCTAGAGGCAACATATATGCATTGTTCAAGGCATATTTATGCTAATTTGAATAAGAATTTTCTAGTTTATATGAATCTCAATTACAATAGTTATATGAGAGACATTAGGTATGCGGACACTAAAATTGTTGATTGGTTAAAGAACATCCCTATTGAGACTTGGACAAGGCAAATGTTTGATCCTGGAGTTAAAGTTGATAATATGATTGATAATGTTGGAGAATTCAAGAGCATGCCAATTCTTATATTACTAAAGAAGACTAGATTGAAACTTATAGCTAAGTTTCATGACAGATTTTCTTAGTCTGAAAATTAGACAATAAAGACCAAACCTTATATCAAGAGAACATTGTATACGCGCGCGCGTGTGTTCGCGCGCGCGTGTGTTGAAAAGGGAAGGAAGATGAGAATGATTGTAGCTAGTTCTAAATAACTAAAGGTCATACCAGGCTTTGTGTTAATTTGGTGAAAGAAAAGTATTCTTGTAAAGAATGGGCTAATGACTAGaattgcatgcatgcatgcttgcATGTGGTCCCTTAtgttaatcataaaataattaagttaaaagATCTATATAATGATTAATATAGTGtggatatatttaaaaatgtatttttaaggtGGTACACCTATTATCAAAAGTTGattttgatcttaaaaaaaatatagttattctACCTCTAGAACTCAAAGGGAGTGTAGGTATACCAAAAAAGAATATACAAAGGGAAAAAGGTGAAGATTAACCTAATACATCTAGAAAAAGGGCTTCCACGCTTTGATGTAACATTTGCAAAAAATATGGATATAATTCCAAGATATGCCAACAAGATAGTGCTGAGCAAATTGCTAGTGGTAGTGTTAGTATAGTATCCACAACTGTAAAAGGATGCAATAGTACTGGGAAGGGGTTTAGTAGTTTTGGCAGGGGCTTTAAAGGATCAAGCACTATTGGAAGAAGGTTTAGTGTTGTTGACAGAAACTCAAACAAAGGCTTAATAGTTTTCAGATGTGGCAAACGTGATGTTGGTACATTCTCCTCTCAACACCCAACTAAACACAAGCTAGTTAGTTTTATAGATTTAATgaaacaatttatatttaataatcaatattatttcaaatatgaATGTTTATGCTGCTAGAGCTAATTCTCAATGATTTACACAAATAAGTTATCATGGTTGAAGGCGTATTAAAGACTAGTGAGTATTAAATGctaaatttttgttattgatatgAATGAATGTcatattttggataattttttttattatgttaggTACCATGACATGTTGAAATATTTGTGGATGCTTATGtgtgaatttttgttgtttgcGGGCTTATTGTTGTGTGCATGCTTGCTACTAGTATGCTTTTGATacaattgatattaatttgaatgtattttgaatatattaGGGAATACATTGACtctatttcatttctttataaCAACTACCAATATAGTTGTTATAAACAATAACACTGCACATGCTAAATTAACAACTACCAATAACTTTACACACTTTCTAAACTAGCTTTCatattgtgaattttttttttatctagacaTAATTCATCTTTTATATTCTTCACTTCATCTATCATTCACTCAACATCATTTGCATCTCATTCCCCTATCTTAGATGATTCAATTTCATTTATAGGTTTGCACTAATCAATACATATATTTtcacataacttttgatcatatCTATAAAATAGTTTGTTCTTACCGGtttatattaatgatattttgacCGCATCTCTTCCCTATATTTAATGcactttttattcttgaaagTAATGTTCAAGTTATTGGAGCTTTGTATGCTATTAAAACTTGATGTTGATGATGTCATTTTCAACATTAAGTTTGTATTGTGGTTGTGTGAATTGTGGAATTTTAGAAGGTTTATTTGATGGAATTACAGTGAAAATGGAGGATATGTTGGAGATGATGATGGGAAAGTCAttggattttttgtttggtaaaaCATGTTTAAACATGGCTGGAAATTATTGCTAAATGTTGAAACTTATggaatttttgtaatta from Populus trichocarpa isolate Nisqually-1 chromosome 5, P.trichocarpa_v4.1, whole genome shotgun sequence includes these protein-coding regions:
- the LOC7468872 gene encoding zinc-finger homeodomain protein 2, producing the protein MEFDEHEDQEEEMTGMAVMPPGYDSISNSATARSKMGPTGGGGEGASTTAANTNTRKSSIRYRECQKNHAVGIGGHALDGCGEFMAAGEEGTLDALKCAACNCHRNFHRKETDGGGGGEVILYHGHHHQQQPQFPPYYRAPPPAGYLHHLTPTPQPRPLALPAASGGGYSREEEDVSNPSSSGGGGGGGGSSSKKRFRTKFSQEQKEKMVAFAERLGWRIQKHDEAAVEQFCAENGVKRHVLKVWMHNNKHTIEIGD